In one Bordetella pertussis 18323 genomic region, the following are encoded:
- a CDS encoding integration host factor subunit alpha has product MGTTMLAEPRTLTKAELAELLFERVGLNKREAKDIVDTFFEEIRDALARGDSVKLSGFGNFQVRDKPPRPGRNPKTGETIPIAARRVVTFHASQKLKSVVEQPNSPPDPASAE; this is encoded by the coding sequence ATGGGGACCACTATGCTTGCCGAGCCGCGTACGTTGACCAAGGCCGAGCTGGCCGAACTGCTCTTCGAGCGGGTCGGCCTGAACAAGCGCGAAGCCAAGGACATCGTGGACACCTTTTTCGAAGAGATCCGCGACGCGCTTGCGCGCGGTGACTCGGTGAAATTGTCGGGGTTCGGCAATTTCCAGGTGCGGGACAAGCCGCCCAGGCCCGGCCGCAATCCCAAGACGGGCGAGACCATCCCCATCGCGGCGCGGCGCGTGGTCACCTTCCACGCCAGCCAGAAACTCAAGAGCGTGGTCGAACAGCCCAACTCGCCGCCGGACCCCGCCTCTGCGGAGTGA
- a CDS encoding IS481-like element IS481 family transposase — protein sequence MNTHKHARLTFLRRLEMVQQLIAHQVCVPEAARAYGVTAPTVRKWLGRFLAQGQAGLADASSRPTVSPRAIAPAKALAIVELRRKRLTQARIAQALGVSASTVSRVLARAGLSHLADLEPAEPVVRYEHQAPGDLLHIDIKKLGRIQRPGHRVTGNRRDTVEGAGWDFVFVAIDDHARVAFTDIHPDERFPSAVQFLKDAVAYYQRLGVTIQRLLTDNGSAFRSRAFAALCHELGIKHRFTRPYRPQTNGKAERFIQSALREWAYAHTYQNSQHRADAMKSWLHHYNWHRPHQGIGRAVPISRLNLDEYNLLTVHI from the coding sequence ATGAACACCCATAAGCATGCCCGATTGACCTTCCTACGTCGACTCGAAATGGTCCAGCAATTGATCGCCCATCAAGTTTGTGTGCCTGAAGCGGCCCGCGCCTATGGGGTCACCGCGCCGACTGTGCGCAAATGGCTGGGCCGCTTCCTGGCTCAGGGCCAGGCGGGCTTGGCCGATGCGTCCTCGCGCCCGACGGTCTCGCCCCGAGCGATTGCGCCGGCCAAGGCGCTGGCTATCGTGGAGCTGCGCCGCAAGCGGCTGACCCAAGCGCGCATCGCCCAGGCGCTGGGCGTGTCAGCCAGCACCGTCAGCCGCGTCCTGGCCCGCGCCGGTCTGTCGCACCTGGCCGACCTGGAGCCGGCCGAGCCGGTGGTGCGCTACGAGCATCAGGCCCCCGGCGATCTGCTGCACATCGACATCAAGAAGCTGGGACGTATCCAGCGCCCTGGTCACCGGGTCACGGGCAACCGACGCGATACCGTTGAGGGGGCCGGCTGGGACTTCGTCTTCGTGGCCATCGATGACCACGCCCGCGTGGCCTTCACCGACATCCACCCCGACGAGCGCTTCCCCAGCGCCGTCCAGTTCCTCAAGGACGCAGTGGCCTACTACCAGCGCCTGGGCGTGACCATCCAGCGCTTGCTCACCGACAATGGCTCGGCCTTTCGCAGCCGCGCCTTCGCCGCGCTGTGCCATGAGCTGGGCATCAAGCACCGCTTTACCCGACCTTACCGCCCACAGACCAATGGCAAGGCCGAACGCTTCATCCAGTCGGCCTTGCGTGAGTGGGCTTACGCTCACACCTACCAGAACTCCCAACACCGAGCCGATGCCATGAAATCCTGGCTACACCACTACAACTGGCATCGACCCCACCAAGGCATCGGGCGCGCTGTACCCATCTCCAGACTCAACCTGGACGAATACAACCTATTGACAGTTCACATCTAG
- the rplT gene encoding 50S ribosomal protein L20 yields the protein MPRVKRGVTARARHKKVIAAAKGYRGRRGNVFRIAKQAVMRAGQYAYRDRRNKKRTFRALWITRINAAVREQGMSYSVFIAGLKKAAIELDRKVLADLAVRDKAGFAAIVQQAKAALAA from the coding sequence ATGCCTCGCGTTAAACGCGGCGTTACCGCCCGCGCCCGTCACAAGAAAGTCATTGCCGCCGCCAAGGGTTACCGTGGCCGTCGTGGCAACGTATTCCGCATCGCCAAGCAAGCGGTCATGCGCGCCGGCCAATACGCCTACCGCGACCGCCGCAACAAGAAGCGCACGTTCCGTGCCCTGTGGATCACCCGTATCAACGCCGCCGTGCGTGAGCAGGGCATGAGCTACAGCGTGTTCATCGCCGGCCTGAAGAAGGCTGCGATCGAACTCGATCGCAAGGTGCTGGCCGATCTGGCCGTGCGCGACAAGGCCGGTTTCGCGGCCATCGTGCAGCAAGCCAAGGCTGCCTTGGCTGCCTGA
- a CDS encoding MerR family transcriptional regulator → MTRTEPTVTTLPPIPAKRYFTIGEVSDLCGVKPHVLRYWEQEFTQLKPVKRRGNRRYYQHHEVLLIRRIRSLLYEQGFTISGARNRLGDARDAAHDAEAAVRLSAGELQALRNELGDISSMLGEALGGQSENAANA, encoded by the coding sequence ATGACACGTACCGAACCCACTGTAACCACGCTACCGCCCATTCCCGCCAAACGCTATTTCACCATCGGTGAGGTCAGCGATCTCTGCGGCGTAAAACCCCACGTGCTGCGGTACTGGGAGCAGGAATTCACGCAGCTCAAGCCCGTCAAGCGGCGCGGCAATCGCCGCTACTATCAGCATCACGAAGTGCTGCTGATCCGCCGCATCCGTTCGCTGCTGTACGAACAGGGCTTCACCATCAGCGGCGCGCGCAACCGCCTGGGCGACGCGCGCGACGCCGCGCACGATGCAGAAGCCGCGGTGCGGCTGAGCGCGGGCGAGCTGCAGGCCCTGCGCAACGAGCTGGGCGACATCTCCTCGATGCTGGGCGAGGCGCTGGGCGGCCAGTCCGAGAACGCGGCCAACGCCTGA
- the pheS gene encoding phenylalanine--tRNA ligase subunit alpha produces MTLLVDDLVSQAQERFAAASDAAALENAKARFLGKEGALTVLLKALGKLDPEQKREMGARINQAKQQIEALLNARRAALAQAELDARLASETIDVTLPGRGKAAGGIHPVIRTWERVEEIFRSIGFDVADGPEVENDWTNFTALNNPLDHPARSMQDTFYVDMHDADGLPLLLRTHTSPMQVRYARMHKPPIKVIAPGRTYRVDSDATHSPMFHQVEGLWIAEDISFADLKGVYTDFLRCFFESDDLVVRFRPSFFPFTEPSAEIDMMFTSGPNRGRWLEISGSGQVHPQVVRNFGLDPERYIGFAFGSGLERLTMLRYGVNDLRQFYEGDLRFLRQFNE; encoded by the coding sequence ATGACATTACTGGTCGACGACCTGGTTTCTCAGGCTCAAGAACGATTCGCCGCTGCCTCCGACGCCGCCGCGCTCGAAAACGCCAAGGCGCGCTTTCTGGGCAAGGAAGGCGCGCTGACGGTCCTGCTCAAGGCACTGGGCAAGCTGGACCCCGAGCAGAAGCGCGAAATGGGCGCTCGCATCAACCAGGCCAAGCAGCAGATCGAAGCGTTGCTCAACGCCCGCCGCGCCGCGCTGGCGCAGGCCGAGCTGGATGCCCGCCTGGCCTCCGAAACCATCGATGTCACCCTGCCTGGCCGCGGCAAGGCCGCCGGCGGGATCCACCCGGTCATCCGTACCTGGGAACGCGTCGAAGAAATCTTCCGTTCCATCGGCTTCGACGTGGCCGACGGTCCCGAGGTGGAAAACGACTGGACCAATTTCACTGCCCTGAACAACCCGCTGGACCACCCGGCGCGGTCGATGCAGGACACCTTCTACGTCGACATGCACGATGCCGACGGCCTGCCGCTGCTGCTGCGCACGCACACCAGCCCGATGCAGGTGCGCTATGCGCGCATGCACAAGCCGCCCATCAAGGTCATCGCGCCGGGGCGCACCTACCGCGTCGACAGCGACGCCACCCACTCGCCCATGTTCCACCAGGTCGAGGGGCTGTGGATCGCCGAGGACATTTCGTTTGCCGACCTCAAGGGCGTGTACACCGACTTCCTGCGCTGCTTCTTCGAAAGCGACGATCTGGTGGTGCGCTTCCGGCCGTCCTTCTTCCCGTTCACCGAACCGTCGGCCGAGATCGACATGATGTTCACCTCCGGACCCAATCGCGGCCGCTGGCTGGAGATCTCGGGTTCGGGCCAGGTGCATCCGCAGGTCGTGCGCAACTTCGGGCTCGACCCCGAGCGCTACATCGGCTTTGCCTTCGGCTCCGGGCTGGAGCGCCTGACCATGCTGCGTTACGGCGTCAACGACCTGCGCCAGTTCTACGAAGGCGATTTGCGCTTCCTGCGCCAGTTCAACGAATAA
- a CDS encoding lipoprotein, with the protein MMIENLPRMRRAGWAAAAITVAGLAFTGCTTTTPNNQAATADQRNEINAGADATLSKLYTASPQAKDLVQRARGVLVFPSVMGASFIVGGEHGKGVLRTGGKNAGYYSTTSGSVGLQAGAQSRAYVLLFMTDEALAQFRQSSGWTAGADASVAVATIGANGRIDTNTAKQPIVGFVLNNAGLMAGVSIEGAKINKLEL; encoded by the coding sequence ATGATGATCGAAAACCTCCCCAGAATGCGTCGCGCCGGATGGGCGGCTGCGGCGATTACCGTCGCCGGCCTGGCGTTTACCGGATGCACGACGACCACGCCCAACAACCAGGCGGCGACGGCCGACCAGCGCAACGAGATCAACGCCGGCGCCGACGCGACGCTGTCGAAACTCTACACCGCTTCGCCGCAGGCCAAGGATCTGGTGCAGCGCGCGCGTGGCGTGCTGGTGTTCCCGTCGGTGATGGGCGCCAGCTTCATCGTCGGCGGCGAGCATGGCAAGGGCGTGCTGCGCACGGGCGGCAAGAATGCGGGCTACTACAGCACCACCAGCGGTTCGGTGGGACTGCAGGCGGGGGCACAGTCGCGCGCCTACGTGCTGTTGTTCATGACCGATGAGGCGCTGGCGCAATTCCGCCAGAGCAGCGGTTGGACGGCGGGCGCCGATGCGTCGGTGGCGGTCGCCACCATAGGGGCCAACGGCCGTATCGATACCAACACGGCCAAGCAGCCGATCGTAGGCTTCGTACTCAACAACGCGGGCCTGATGGCGGGCGTGTCGATCGAAGGCGCCAAGATCAACAAACTGGAGCTGTAG
- the rpmI gene encoding 50S ribosomal protein L35 has protein sequence MPKMKTKKSAAKRFKVRGSGSIKRGQAFKRHILTKKTTKNKRQLRGSAAVHETNVASVKAMMPFA, from the coding sequence ATGCCCAAGATGAAAACCAAGAAAAGCGCCGCCAAGCGCTTTAAGGTTCGCGGCAGCGGATCCATCAAGCGTGGTCAGGCGTTCAAGCGTCACATCCTGACCAAGAAGACCACCAAGAACAAGCGCCAGCTGCGCGGTTCGGCTGCGGTCCACGAAACCAACGTCGCTTCCGTGAAAGCGATGATGCCTTTCGCTTGA
- the pheT gene encoding phenylalanine--tRNA ligase subunit beta — protein sequence MQFPESWLRSLVNPSIGTDELAHRLTMAGLEVEETEPAAPPFTGVVVTRIVDIAPHPDADKLRVCQVDDGSGALLQIVCGAPNAAAGLTVPLARVGAELPGGMKIGVAKMRGVQSSGMLCSARELGLSQDHAGLLELPAALRPGTDIRAALDLDDTLFTLKLTPNRADCLSILGVAREVAALTGTPLTAPAAEPVPVTIDHRLPVAIQAPDLCGRFAGRVIQGVNARAATPEWMKTRLERAGQRSVSALVDISNYVMLEVGRPSHVFDLDKIGGDLSVRWAREGETLELLNGQAVALDPKVGVVVAGEQVESLAGIMGGEATSVTLDTRNIYLEAAFWWPGAIAGRARRYKFSSEASHRFERGVDYASIPEHIELITRLILDICGGQAGPVDDQCVNLPVREPVRMRLARCHRVLGVAVERAEVAQIFTRLGLPFQEQGDDFVVTPPSYRFDIEIEEDLIEEVARVYGFERIPDVPPVARAKMHAQPEARRGAHAVRRLVAARDYQEVVNYSFVEAAWERDYAGNDNPVRLVNPIASHLSVMRSSLIAGLVAIVRHNANRKQSRMRLFELGRVFHRDPQLADGPLEVAGVRQPLMLAGVAWGGAVEEQWGVPHRQVDFYDVKQDIEALFGARADALRFVADRYPALHPGRSARIELDGQPIGWLGELHPQWTQQADLHHAPVVFELDFEALAERRLPAVRELSRQPVVVRDLALWVDAKLPAQAMLDTVAAAIARDPQLSVVQDAQVFDVWREKPVAGQTVTEKSLAFRFWLQDTEVTLDEARVADCIARIKDALVAAHNARQRA from the coding sequence ATGCAATTTCCTGAATCCTGGCTACGTTCGCTGGTCAACCCTTCGATCGGCACCGATGAGCTCGCGCACCGGCTGACCATGGCCGGCCTGGAAGTCGAAGAAACCGAGCCGGCCGCCCCGCCGTTTACCGGCGTGGTGGTGACGCGCATCGTCGACATCGCGCCCCATCCCGACGCCGACAAGCTGCGCGTGTGCCAGGTCGACGACGGTTCGGGCGCTCTGCTGCAGATCGTGTGCGGCGCGCCCAATGCGGCCGCGGGCCTGACCGTGCCGCTGGCGCGCGTGGGCGCCGAACTGCCCGGCGGCATGAAGATCGGCGTGGCCAAGATGCGCGGCGTGCAATCCTCGGGCATGCTGTGCTCGGCGCGCGAGCTGGGCCTGTCGCAGGACCATGCAGGCCTGCTCGAACTGCCGGCCGCGTTGCGCCCGGGCACCGATATCCGCGCCGCGCTGGATCTGGACGACACCTTGTTCACGCTCAAGCTGACGCCCAATCGCGCCGACTGCCTGTCCATTCTCGGTGTGGCCCGCGAAGTCGCCGCGCTGACCGGCACGCCGCTCACGGCGCCGGCGGCCGAGCCCGTGCCGGTCACGATCGACCATCGCCTGCCGGTCGCCATCCAGGCCCCGGATCTGTGCGGCCGCTTTGCCGGGCGCGTGATCCAGGGCGTCAACGCGCGCGCCGCGACGCCCGAATGGATGAAGACGCGCCTGGAGCGTGCCGGCCAGCGTTCGGTGTCGGCCCTGGTCGATATTTCCAACTACGTCATGCTCGAGGTGGGGCGTCCCTCGCATGTGTTCGATCTCGACAAGATCGGCGGCGATCTCTCCGTGCGCTGGGCGCGCGAAGGCGAAACGCTCGAACTGCTCAACGGCCAGGCCGTCGCGCTGGACCCCAAGGTGGGCGTGGTGGTGGCCGGCGAACAGGTGGAGAGCCTGGCCGGCATCATGGGCGGCGAAGCGACCTCGGTGACGCTGGATACGCGCAACATCTACCTCGAGGCGGCATTCTGGTGGCCCGGCGCGATCGCCGGCCGCGCGCGCCGCTACAAGTTCAGCTCCGAAGCCAGCCACCGCTTCGAGCGCGGCGTGGACTACGCCTCGATCCCCGAGCACATCGAACTGATCACCCGGCTCATTCTCGACATCTGCGGCGGACAGGCCGGCCCGGTCGACGACCAGTGCGTCAACCTGCCCGTGCGCGAGCCCGTGCGCATGCGGCTGGCGCGCTGCCACCGTGTGCTGGGCGTGGCGGTGGAGCGTGCCGAAGTGGCGCAGATCTTCACCCGCCTGGGCCTGCCGTTCCAGGAGCAGGGCGACGACTTCGTCGTGACGCCGCCGTCGTACCGTTTCGACATCGAGATCGAGGAAGACCTGATCGAGGAAGTCGCGCGCGTCTACGGCTTCGAGCGGATTCCCGACGTGCCGCCGGTGGCGCGCGCCAAGATGCACGCGCAGCCCGAAGCGCGCCGCGGCGCGCACGCCGTGCGCCGCCTGGTGGCCGCGCGCGACTACCAGGAAGTGGTCAACTACAGCTTCGTCGAAGCCGCGTGGGAACGTGACTACGCCGGCAACGACAACCCGGTGCGCCTGGTCAACCCCATCGCGAGCCATTTGTCGGTGATGCGTTCCAGCCTCATCGCGGGGCTGGTCGCCATCGTGCGCCACAACGCCAATCGCAAGCAAAGCCGCATGCGCCTGTTCGAACTGGGCCGCGTGTTCCATCGCGATCCGCAACTGGCCGACGGCCCGCTGGAAGTGGCGGGCGTGCGCCAGCCGCTCATGCTGGCGGGCGTGGCCTGGGGCGGGGCGGTCGAAGAGCAGTGGGGCGTGCCGCACCGCCAGGTCGACTTCTACGACGTCAAGCAGGACATCGAGGCCCTGTTCGGCGCGCGCGCCGACGCGTTGCGCTTCGTCGCCGACCGCTATCCCGCCCTGCATCCCGGACGCAGCGCCCGCATCGAGCTGGACGGCCAGCCCATCGGCTGGCTGGGCGAACTGCATCCGCAATGGACGCAGCAAGCCGACCTGCACCATGCACCGGTCGTCTTCGAGCTGGACTTCGAGGCGCTGGCCGAGCGGCGCCTGCCGGCGGTGCGCGAGCTGTCGCGCCAGCCCGTGGTCGTGCGCGATCTGGCCTTGTGGGTCGATGCGAAATTGCCGGCCCAGGCCATGCTCGATACGGTGGCCGCGGCCATCGCGCGCGATCCGCAACTGTCGGTGGTGCAGGATGCGCAGGTGTTCGACGTCTGGCGCGAAAAGCCGGTGGCCGGGCAAACTGTTACCGAGAAAAGCCTTGCTTTCCGATTCTGGCTACAGGACACTGAGGTCACGCTGGACGAAGCCCGCGTTGCCGATTGCATTGCCCGCATCAAGGATGCGCTGGTTGCCGCGCACAACGCGCGCCAACGGGCCTGA